A window from Staphylococcus succinus encodes these proteins:
- the pepF gene encoding oligoendopeptidase F has protein sequence MSQQLTREEQERKYPEYTWDLTTIFESDEAFEAAFKEVENELGQEQQFQGHLGDDAQTLYNALALEDELGSKLEKVYVYAHLKQDQDTANDKYTGYESRAHQLIIKFSSGWSFLVPEILQIEESTIQQFIETNDDLKRYAFDLKLINEKRPHVLSADKEKLLTEAQDALSTADNVYGMFSNADLEFEDAIDKDGNHHTLTQGTFIKCLESDDRILRKSAFENLYKAYGAYNNTLSATLAGEVKKNVFNAKSHNYNTAREAALSRNHIPEAVYDNLVKTVHDYLPLLHRYTELRKELLGLEDMKMYDLYTPLVKDVKFEMPYEEAKDWMVKALQPMGEEYMKVVDEGLNNRWVDVYENKGKRSGGYSSGAHLTNPFILLNWSNTVSDLYTLVHEFGHSAHSYFSRQNQPPNSSDYTIFVAEVASTCNEALLSDYMDKHLDDDRRLLLLNQELERFRATLFRQTMFAEFEHKIHQIEEAGEPLTANRMNEEYAELNRKYFGDSVETDEDISKEWSRIPHFYMNYYVYQYATGYSAAQSLSQQILTEGQPAVERYINEFLKKGSSNYPIEILKNAGVDMTTPEPIEQACQVFEQKLDAFEKLMKA, from the coding sequence ATGAGTCAACAATTAACAAGAGAAGAACAAGAACGTAAATATCCAGAATATACATGGGATTTAACTACTATATTTGAAAGTGATGAAGCTTTTGAAGCTGCTTTTAAAGAAGTAGAAAATGAATTAGGACAAGAGCAACAGTTTCAAGGTCATTTAGGTGATGATGCACAAACATTATATAATGCATTAGCTTTAGAAGATGAATTAGGTTCAAAATTAGAAAAAGTCTATGTGTATGCACACTTAAAACAAGATCAAGATACAGCTAATGATAAATATACGGGCTATGAATCACGTGCACATCAGCTTATTATTAAATTTAGTTCAGGTTGGAGCTTTTTAGTACCAGAAATTTTACAAATTGAAGAAAGTACAATCCAACAATTTATTGAAACTAACGATGATTTGAAACGTTATGCATTCGATTTAAAATTAATTAATGAGAAGCGTCCACATGTACTAAGTGCGGATAAAGAAAAATTATTAACAGAAGCACAAGATGCACTATCAACAGCAGATAATGTATATGGCATGTTTAGTAATGCTGACTTAGAATTCGAAGATGCGATAGATAAAGATGGAAACCATCATACGCTGACACAAGGGACATTTATTAAATGTTTAGAATCTGACGATCGTATTTTAAGAAAATCAGCTTTTGAAAATTTATATAAAGCTTATGGTGCGTACAATAATACATTAAGTGCTACTTTAGCAGGAGAAGTTAAAAAGAATGTATTTAATGCCAAATCACATAATTATAATACTGCGAGAGAAGCTGCATTAAGTAGAAATCATATTCCAGAAGCAGTATATGATAATTTAGTGAAAACAGTTCATGACTATTTACCTTTATTACATCGTTATACTGAATTGCGTAAAGAATTATTAGGCTTAGAGGACATGAAGATGTATGACTTGTATACACCTTTAGTTAAAGATGTGAAATTTGAAATGCCATATGAAGAAGCTAAAGATTGGATGGTCAAAGCACTACAGCCAATGGGAGAAGAATACATGAAGGTTGTTGATGAAGGACTGAATAATCGCTGGGTTGATGTTTATGAAAATAAAGGTAAACGCTCAGGAGGATATTCTTCAGGCGCACATTTAACAAATCCATTTATATTATTGAACTGGTCGAATACAGTATCAGATTTATATACATTAGTACATGAATTTGGTCATTCAGCGCATAGCTATTTTAGTCGTCAAAATCAGCCACCAAACTCAAGCGACTATACAATCTTTGTAGCAGAAGTAGCTTCTACGTGCAATGAAGCGTTACTAAGTGATTACATGGATAAACACTTGGACGATGATCGTAGATTATTATTACTTAACCAAGAGCTAGAACGTTTCCGTGCAACATTATTTAGACAAACAATGTTTGCAGAATTTGAACACAAGATTCATCAAATTGAGGAAGCAGGGGAGCCACTTACTGCGAACCGCATGAATGAAGAATATGCTGAATTAAATAGAAAATATTTTGGTGATTCAGTAGAAACAGATGAAGATATTAGTAAAGAGTGGTCAAGAATCCCTCATTTCTATATGAATTATTATGTGTATCAATATGCAACTGGATATAGTGCTGCACAAAGTTTAAGTCAACAAATCTTAACAGAAGGCCAACCTGCTGTGGAAAGATATATTAATGAATTCTTGAAAAAAGGTAGCTCTAATTATCCTATAGAAATACTTAAAAATGCGGGCGTAGATATGACGACACCTGAACCAATTGAGCAAGCTTGTCAGGTATTTGAGCAAAAATTAGACGCTTTTGAAAAGCTTATGAAAGCTTAG
- a CDS encoding competence protein CoiA, which yields MLRAKSETNSIVLANQAVKGLNYMCPHCNRSVIFKNGGIKRAHFAHKNKSDYYCHKGETFEHYQLKYLLAQWFEYHAIDVALEPYVPQSYQYPDLIINHTNVIEIQFSQIPIFQIQKRTKSLLALGYSVIWIIKNPNYNEILQTLKLSNYERTFINNDERRLFAWDEETQQLYQYSALQFLGGQLYFAKRNKVSIGALILKPADEDNNLLFKLKPTAVSRYIKQCRLKRTVLEPSLSVMYNLRITETWVCNHLGLIFPEQLYIKSHPIYWQLQLLFMLHNKDYKARLFLGLIEFNPFYMDNIDKEKIVRKVVRQFQQLYVATEVNSVQNLL from the coding sequence ATGTTACGTGCTAAAAGCGAAACCAACTCAATTGTTCTAGCTAATCAAGCAGTAAAAGGGCTGAATTATATGTGCCCTCATTGTAATAGAAGTGTTATCTTCAAAAATGGTGGTATTAAGAGAGCACATTTTGCACATAAAAATAAAAGTGATTATTATTGTCATAAAGGAGAAACCTTTGAACATTATCAACTTAAATATTTACTTGCGCAATGGTTCGAGTATCATGCTATTGATGTTGCACTGGAACCTTATGTACCTCAAAGTTATCAATATCCAGATTTAATTATTAATCATACGAATGTAATAGAAATTCAATTTTCTCAAATACCGATTTTTCAAATTCAAAAAAGAACTAAATCATTATTAGCTTTAGGTTATAGTGTGATTTGGATTATCAAAAACCCTAATTACAATGAAATATTGCAAACACTAAAACTAAGTAATTATGAGCGAACATTTATTAATAATGATGAGCGTAGATTATTTGCTTGGGACGAGGAAACACAGCAACTGTATCAATATAGCGCATTACAATTTTTAGGCGGTCAACTCTATTTTGCTAAAAGAAACAAAGTCTCGATAGGGGCTTTAATACTTAAACCAGCAGATGAAGACAATAATCTATTATTCAAACTTAAACCAACAGCCGTCAGCCGTTATATTAAACAGTGCCGACTTAAACGCACTGTATTGGAACCATCCTTAAGCGTTATGTATAATTTACGTATAACGGAAACATGGGTATGTAATCATTTGGGACTGATTTTCCCCGAACAATTATATATCAAATCTCATCCTATCTATTGGCAATTACAATTGCTTTTCATGTTACACAACAAGGACTATAAAGCGCGACTCTTTTTAGGTTTAATAGAGTTTAATCCATTTTATATGGACAATATAGATAAAGAAAAAATCGTTCGAAAAGTTGTAAGACAATTTCAACAATTGTATGTTGCTACTGAAGTGAATAGCGTGCAAAATTTACTGTGA
- a CDS encoding NAD(P)-dependent oxidoreductase, with product MKIAVVAANGKAGSLITKEAVERNLDVTAIVRGKNKTVASQVVQKDIFDLTKEDLAPFDVIVDAYGQADVNKLDEHSKTLKHLSDLVSGTNQRLLIIGGAGSLFVDDAHTIKLVDAPDFPEQFKPTAQAQTKTLEEIKQRDDVKWTFVSPAPDFQFEGEKTGDYKVSDDEVIGTSVSYADFAKAMVDEAINGTHIQKRFAVFAK from the coding sequence ATGAAAATTGCAGTTGTAGCAGCCAATGGCAAAGCAGGAAGCTTAATCACTAAGGAAGCAGTAGAAAGAAACCTAGATGTAACAGCAATTGTGAGAGGTAAAAATAAAACTGTTGCTTCACAAGTAGTTCAAAAGGATATATTTGATTTAACTAAAGAAGATTTAGCACCTTTCGATGTGATCGTGGATGCGTATGGGCAAGCCGACGTAAATAAACTAGATGAGCATAGTAAGACATTGAAACACTTAAGTGACTTAGTCAGCGGAACGAACCAACGATTACTAATTATTGGTGGTGCTGGCAGTTTATTTGTAGATGATGCACACACAATAAAATTAGTGGATGCACCAGATTTCCCTGAACAATTTAAACCTACGGCACAAGCTCAAACGAAAACACTTGAAGAAATAAAACAGCGTGATGATGTCAAATGGACATTTGTAAGTCCAGCTCCAGACTTCCAATTTGAAGGTGAAAAAACCGGTGATTATAAAGTGAGCGATGATGAAGTTATTGGAACTAGTGTGAGCTATGCAGACTTTGCAAAGGCTATGGTAGATGAAGCTATTAATGGAACACATATTCAAAAACGTTTTGCTGTATTTGCAAAATAA